The Thamnophis elegans isolate rThaEle1 chromosome Z, rThaEle1.pri, whole genome shotgun sequence DNA window AACTTAGAGGATTATGAGAGTTCACAGTGTAACTGTAAAATACAGCAGCATGCCGTAGGCCAGGTCTCAATAAAAAGGTTTGATCTACTTTCAAGTGTCAAGGAAAGGGATTCCTTATCTATTTTACTATAttatagtgttttttttaaaaaaaaaaaagatcctccATCTTTGCAACAAAGAAAGTGGACAATGTTAGAAGTCTGCTTCTTATTTACTTCATataaatgaatgggtttttttctttttgataaaaATGATTCAAATCATTAATTCCTTGAGAGAACTAATGGACTATCTTTTAAATAATTCTGTTCTCTTGGCACCTAGGCTCCATTCAAGTTAGTGAATGCCCATCATTGAGTATGATACCGATATATGTTTTTACTGTGTATGAGTCTAATACAGTACTAATTTTTGCTTATAAAATGTTTATTATGGATATTCATTTTGAGGTATTGATTGCTGAAAATGGTAAATATTGAACTCAGaatgaataagaaaataagaataaatgtTCATTTTTGGGAATGCTACATTTCTTCTTGTATGGGTGTTATATACAGAATATTTTGGATCTCTCAAATTATCATATACATTTATAATTCATATTTTGAATACATGTTAGCTGGAATGTTTGCTGAACTTAAATTCAGTGGAATAGATCCTAAACTAGTCTTAGTTTTTAGTTCTTTTGCACTTAATGAGCCTATAACACTTCTCAATTAGTCTGGATCCAATTCTATTGATACTTTTTGATTTAACAATACGATGTGTTATTTTAATACAAAGTCCAAACTCTGTATTATAAAAATCAGTTTTATCATTCTTCAGCTGGCTTGTATTATATCTGGAACAAACTATTTGTGTCTCCTGCCTTTGACCCAAGCCTTTTCTTTTCCACTCCTGTAGGATTCTCAGCCATCTCCATTAGCCCTACTTGCAGCCACATGTAGCAAAATTGGTCCTCCAGCTGTAGAAGCGGCAATtacttctcctgctcctcctcagcCTGCTCCTCGGAAATTGGTTCCTATTAAACCTGCTCCGCTCCCATTAAGTTCTAATAAGAACAGTATTGGAATCCTACCCTCAAAAGGAAATCTCTTTCAAATCCAAGGTTCCCCATTGGGGACATCATATCCTGGTGGACAGCTAGTATTTACAATCCAGAACCCAACTGTAATCAGCAAAGGAACCCGTTCTCCTGCCAATATCCAGTATCAGACGGTACCACAAATCCAAACAGCATCAGGACAGACGATTCAGGTGCAACAAAATTTGGGCAATCAAATACAGATTATTCCCAGCAATATCacgccttcttcttcctcctcctcctcatcgtcCTCTTCTTCAGCTCATAAGCCTGTGCCAATAAAGCCAGCTCCAGCTCATAAGTCATCAACATCCAGTCTCCACAACGCAAGTAGTGTTGTCAAGTTAACTGGTACCAGTGGCAATGTTACACTTACTCTTCCAGTGAGCAACCTTGTAACTGCTGGGGAGACTAGTTCTCAAACTCAAGTTGTGCCCGACAGCCCCTCTAAGCCAAGCAGGAAATCCCGAAAGAAAATGGTATCGCAAGCTCAGACAACTTCAATGGCTATGGCAGAGCAAGTGGAAACAGTCTTAATAGAGACTACAGCTGACAACATCATCCAGGCAGGGAATAATCTGTTGATTGTGCAGAGTCCTGGATCTGGGCAGCCAGCTGTGGTCCAACAGGTGCAAGTAGTTCAGCCCAAACAAGAGCAACAGGTAGTTCAGATACCACAGCAAGCCCTACGGGTAGTACAGGCAGCCTCCGCTACACTCCCTACAGTTCCCCAAAAGTCCCAACAAAACTTCCAGATCCAGACAACGGAGCCAGTTCCCACTCAGGTATTTCACTGAaagttttccccttcttttttttctttttaaagcatatttttattaattaaaactaACCCTCAATTTGGAGTTATCAAGTAATACATAATTAGCAGAATTCTTGGGGACAAACAGGCTAGGGGTTTTTCTAATTGGAAAAACCATTTGCCCAATTactttttcccctataaatacgTTATTTAAGTGTCAGTTTCCTATAAAAAGCATTCAAGAGATATAAACAGATTGGCATGCATTTGTTTTGGTGCAGTGATTTGTAATCTATCagaatttgggaggggggaaggttgggaaGCTCTACTTGGAGGTCAAATTCTACATTTCTTCCCATCCACATGAATTTTGTGATTcatttttgtgtcatttttttaGGTCTATTTTAAGACTCCTTCTGGTGAACTACAGACAATACTACTACAAGATGCCTCAGGAGGGGGTCTAACTATGGCCCCTTCCCCTGCGGTCTCCTCAGCCACAACCTGCAGCAGCCCTGTACCCCGCAGTTCCCAGTCAGGGGGGAGTACCAAAAAGACGGGGGCTCGTAAAGAGCGTGCTCTGCCAAAGATTGCCCCTGCTGGAGGCATCATCAGCCTCAATGCTGCCCAGCTTGCTGCAGCTGCCCAGGCAATGCAAACGATCAGCATCAATGGTGTGCAGGTTCAAGGTGTTCCTGTTACCATCACCAATACCGGAGGTGGGAAATATGATGTAACAAACCTGTGATGTCCAGTATTTTAATTTGTGATACAATaatatgttcatttttttaatttattgggaTGTTATCAGTAACAAGGAAGAGTAATGTATAAGTAGGGTTATGTATATACTTACAGGAATTACATCTTCATAATGGTTCTAGACTGCtcataacaatttttaaaaaaacactcctCAAAGGCACTAGACTAAACAAGCCCCCAGTTCAAATACCATCCTGGCCCAATTATTGGGGAAAGAGGCAGATCTTGAGGAATGGACATGCTTGAAGAAAAGTGTGAAACGTTTTGTGTTCATTTTAACTTTTGCACTCCCCAAAGATTGATTTCTTCTTGCTACATTCTAATAATAGGGGACATGCCCAAATACAATGGCAGATTATATCACTATGCCATCATTACTGGGAAATAGCTTGCTTATTTTCtgagtaattgtaatttgtaatcAGAAACATTGCATTCTTTCTGTTCTGTATATTATTGGTTGCTGGGAAGATGGCAGTGAAGGATTCCATGCTTTCTATCTTCCTGAGGGTGGAAAAGGTATGAAAAACCCCTCAGTTAGAAAGTTTGAAAATGTGTATTGGAGTGGGATAGCAATATTGTAAAGATAAATGTTAGTAATTTGGGAGGAGAAGTTGGGCTTCTGAATCCAGGCAGGAATGAAATGTTGGAACctttaactgggttttatttcaAGTCTTGTGCAATTCTGACATccaaaaagacaagaaaagaaaatggaactcATATTGCATATTACATTTTAGCCTAGAGTTTTCCTGGAATAATTGAGTCTCCATATTTTAACAGTGGAAATTCACAAGCCATACTTTCTTCACTCTTCTTTTTGCAGGCCAACAGCAGTTAACGGTGCAGAATGTTTCAGGCAACAATCTAACCATCAGTGGCCTGAACCCTAACCAAATCCAATTGCAAATGGAACAAGCACTCTTGGGGGACATGCAGCCTGGAGAAAAGAGACGGCGGATGGCTTGCACCTGTCCGAATTGCAAGGATGGAGAAAAAAGGTAATGTGTGGGGATTGGGAGCAAAAAGGAACATTAAATCCCAAAGGCTGCCAACTTCAGTTCCTactttatatcagtggtggggttcaaatttttttactacagtttctgtgggcatggcttgacagtcatgtgtgGCCTGGCtatcatgtgaccaagtgggagtggcttggccatcatgtgactgggtgggagtggccaatttagcagtccattaaacaatatacagcagcccccttttctaatctttttaatactgcatgaagtttttgctctaggttttttttactagtgggagagaggttggcaatgcctggggatttctAGGAATTTCTTCTCTGTGTGAGAGGCACCAaaatgatataaggtttcctgctggagcagggggttggactagatgatctctgaGGTCATtcccagccctggattgctgtgctgtttcaaaacatcctctgaagctgcatctagtgctaggtttgtggtccttcctctcctttttctctccctccatccattcatccatctatccatatctgATTCACTTtccattccctctttctcccttccctccctccctctttcactttctttctcccttctttctcccctccctcctctttccttttttctttctttttctcccttccctatttctccctttctttctttctttctttctttctccctcccttcccttccttctcccttccctacttccttctttctttctcccttccctcccttcctccttccttcctttctccttttttcccttcctgtgAAGAACTCCAGAAAGTCTTTGGTAGGAGGATGAAAAGCCAGtcattttgaaactgagaacatgcccattgatcatctggcattcttagagttccactattgattagcttagcctgagcaaggatagctagcagcactttcaataagctctcaGCTCAAGCTCcatgccagaggtcttcaaacttggcaactttaagacttgtgggcttcaactccaagaattctccagccagcagagctgaattctgggagttgaagtccactagtcttaaagttgccaagtttgcagaccTCTGCTCCATGCCCTTGGGGATCCCCAAAGagtgaggatttctttctttgtttctccctTGAAGCCCCCCACTTCCcgacagcccatttttgctgccagggggctgcagggaggcttgctaAGCACCCCCCCCATGCCTATCTTgggcttagcaggcctccctgaagccctcTGGGAGCCATAATAGGGCTTTTGGGGCCACCTGGAAGGGGCGTGGGAAAGTAAGGTTGCGAGCTCAGGGAGGGGGAGTACAGCAAGCTCCAGGGAGGAGAGAGGCAAGTGAGACTTATCTGTAGGCAGGAAGAAGCAGCTCAGTTGGGGCGCAGGGCAAGAACCACGTGGCAGCTTAGGCAGGCAAGCCACCCAGGAGGGGAAGAGTgactgggtggggtgggtggatggggtgAGCGATCAGGGAACcaatttgggggcgtggcaggcctcagTCACTGggggttccagcgacccaggacaccaaaccactatcagttcggccgaaccagtagtaattcaCCActgtttatataattatttatttatataccttCTTGCTATCAATAAATAGTATTCAGTCCCTTATAACAACAAAATCAgcattttaaacagttaaaacaTGGATAAACCCTTTGAACAAATTTATTTAGTGGAAGCCTTACTTTCTTTTTATTCGAGATCAAGGAAATTTCCATGATAGGCGATTCAGACATGCTGCATGCCTGCCTGACTCATGAATGGCTTGTGGGAGAATTGCGTGGCAGCACCAGCAGTAGGCAGAGGCATGGCAGCTGGGGGAGGCAGGTGATCCCAAAGCCATTGCAGGCAAGCTGGGCGACAGTGGGCTGCAGTGGGTGATGTGTTGGGATCGCCTCTACCTCTGCCTAGCTTTGCTGCGCACTTTTCGCCCAGAGATGAAGCTTCATGTGCTTCCAAAGGGGACGCAATTTGCTCCCTTTCCAAGCACCCCATAAGCAATCAATCACTTTTTGCCTGGACAGAGAAAGGACGGAGACTAAAAGTTTTGTGTGCTTGCAAATGGCGGTTTGAAACAGTGATTAGGTCTGTTTCAACGCGTCCCCTTTGCAAGGACACAAAGCTTCGTCTCTCTCTCTGGATGAAAAGTGTTTGGGCAGCTACCACCACTGCCACCCTTTCCGTCCCACTGTCTGCTTGCCTGTGGCCTCAATCGAGGCCAAGCTCTCAGCACGCCCTGGCCTCCACCCACCCTCGTGAGGCCAGCAGCAGCATGGGCAGCCATTTGGGAGCCAGCATGGGCAGCTGCCGTGGCCAAGAAGTGTCCCGGCAGCAGCTGGGCCAACATGCAGGGTGGGTGGAGGTTGGGTTATGCCAAGAGTTTGGCCCATTGCAGCCCCGGGCAAGCAGACAGTGGGATGGAGAGGGTAGGGCCAGAGATAGCTTCGCTCCCAATCCTGTTGGGctccacactcactgcctcctgcattttaaaaaaaacaagaccatcccaaaatactgtaaaatcaaaattttaaaatatcaagATAAAGTTAAGAATGGTTTCTGATGAATTATTCCCTTAGATATAcaagttttaaaattttatattgttaGTGCATATCTTCCTGTTCCATTAATTGCCTATAAAAACTGCATAGGTTTGAGCATACTGTACTTGCAGTAAAGTGATTGATATGTAGGTGATGAAAAGATCGATTTTCTATCAAGCAGGACAAAAATCATTAAGTGTGAAAGATATTCTATAATAAAGGTATTAGATTGTCTAGTTGTTAAAATATGATCTGGGGAAAGCTATTCAAAAGAAAGGATGTTCTGGTTTTCTTGTCCAGAGATTATTTGGCATTGTACAATGTCTTCAGCCTTTTAGAAATATAGCACCAATAATTGAATAAGTGTACGTTGTCTCctgtaatacttttttttaaaggtttttttatgTTGAATAAAATAACTGCATGAAAAAGAGACAGGTTTATTCCCAAGTTGCTTatctctgaaaaaaaatgaaatagtattAAATTGTTTCCTGGGACAGTACAGAGATATTCATCTTAATGGATGGGCTTAATAATGGAACTGTTTTTGTATCGAACAGAAAGACTTCGAGTTTTGTCTGCTTTTTTTCAGAACCAAGCTGATCAGCTTATTAAAAAGGATCAGTTCAGTGGCAGAAAACAAATAGTTTCTTTCATATTGCACTTGGTGACTATCTTGAGCAGGTTGAATCGAAGGGAATGAACCTGCCTTCTGAAATTCTGAAATTCCGTCTGTGGGTGATGTTTGGATTGGTGTAAACTTGCATCCGTATGCACGTGTGTAAAACTAAAAATTGATGTGATCTCAGAGCTGAAAAGGTTGTACCTTCCTTGCTAAATTGGCAGGCAGGTCTGGAATTATTGAAAGATTAATGTATTGGGGTTGACTCATTCAAGCAGTCTTGCATCTTTGCTTGGAAGACTGAAATGGATTCTTAGTAAATGCCAGAAGAGCCAGTGTGTTTTTAGAAAAAGTTCTTGTGAATCATTGTTGGATCCTTTCCCAGAAACCATATAGGATAATCAATATCAAATTAATTTGATGTTTTCAACAGTTTTGAATAGTTCTGCTTCTTGAGTCATCAGATCCCACCACAGTAAAATCCAGCAAAGATATCCATACCTTTATTAATCTAGATTAAGAACaccctttttctgtttttctttctttgtaggtTGGGGGATCAAGGGAAGAAGAGGCACATCTGCCACGTGCCtgaatgtggaaagaccttccGCAAGACTTCCCTTCTGCGGGCCCATGTACGTCTACACACGGGCGAGAGGCCTTTTGTCTGCAACTGGGTCTTTTGTGGAAAAAGATTTACACGCAGTGATGAACTGCAACGGCACGCCCGAACGCATACAGGTCTGTCCAGtcatttctctgcctctctcttccgTTGTATCCCAGCTGTCATTCTAGCAGACTTGGCTATTGGGAAGTGTGATGTTTCTTGGATCAGGTGTTGCAGCAAAAATGCCTGTTCTCTCGTCTCATTCGATAACATTCTGTATTAAATAGGATCTGGAGCATGCCTTTTTCATTGTACTAGTGTGGTGGATAGATATAATGAGAGAGAGTTTTGCAAATATTGTAGTCTTATACTATGAAGGGCTCTATAGGTGattcagcaccttgaattgtacttcAAAGCACACTAGAAATTTTTATACTTCTAGCATAATAAAcatatattatatctatatatccCTCTGTAAGGAAAGTTGTTGAGATGAAAGTTGGACTGCGGTTGCAGAGGACTCTGGACGAAGCAGCTTATCTAGAAACATTTTAGTTGTGTTTTAGGCCAAAATTTAGTACACCAATAATCTTAGTCACACTTGTAGATAATATGGGGTAGAGCTGGGATGGAGATACTGCATCCATTGTTGATCTCTGTGGTGGCTTTTACTACCATTGATCATGGCAGCATCTGGACTAGCTTTAAAAGTTGATAGCATGTTTTACAAtggttatcttccttccttcaaggCCTGTTCCAGCTGGTGTGCTGGTGGTGACAGGTTGTTCCCTAGCCCTCTCCTTTATGGGGTGCCATGGAGTTCAATGTTCCCTTTCCTTTTGCTGAGTGTATTATTAAACTACTGTGCCATTCATGCCCCTATAAGGTGACTGTTGTGGAATACTCCATCTTTAATATTGGATGGGTTTGCACTTTCCCATTTATGAATGGGGATTGACCTGGACTTA harbors:
- the SP2 gene encoding transcription factor Sp2, with translation MAATAAVSPSDYLQPAASAAQDSQPSPLALLAATCSKIGPPAVEAAITSPAPPQPAPRKLVPIKPAPLPLSSNKNSIGILPSKGNLFQIQGSPLGTSYPGGQLVFTIQNPTVISKGTRSPANIQYQTVPQIQTASGQTIQVQQNLGNQIQIIPSNITPSSSSSSSSSSSSAHKPVPIKPAPAHKSSTSSLHNASSVVKLTGTSGNVTLTLPVSNLVTAGETSSQTQVVPDSPSKPSRKSRKKMVSQAQTTSMAMAEQVETVLIETTADNIIQAGNNLLIVQSPGSGQPAVVQQVQVVQPKQEQQVVQIPQQALRVVQAASATLPTVPQKSQQNFQIQTTEPVPTQVYFKTPSGELQTILLQDASGGGLTMAPSPAVSSATTCSSPVPRSSQSGGSTKKTGARKERALPKIAPAGGIISLNAAQLAAAAQAMQTISINGVQVQGVPVTITNTGGQQQLTVQNVSGNNLTISGLNPNQIQLQMEQALLGDMQPGEKRRRMACTCPNCKDGEKRLGDQGKKRHICHVPECGKTFRKTSLLRAHVRLHTGERPFVCNWVFCGKRFTRSDELQRHARTHTGDKRFECAQCQKRFIRSDHLTKHYKTHLVTKNL